TCAATCATGAAAGCGATCAGCTGCGGAGCGAAAAGAGCGTTAATCGTCGGCTGCGGCTATATTGGCCTGGAAGTCGCGGAAAATCTGGTGCGTGCAGGATTGTCGGTATTCATGGTGGAAACCGCTTCCCAGGTGCTCTCGAATCTTGATCCTGAAATGGCGGTGATCGTCAGAAACCTGATGTCAGGAAAAATCAAGCTTTGTCTGTCTGACCGGATCAGGAAAGCAGAACAGAATGGATCCGGACTTCTGCTGACACTGGAATCAGGTCGGCAAATCGGGGTAGACTTAGTGATCGTAGGTGCAGGGGTAGTGCCGGAATCCATGCTGGCAGCCTCCTGCGGCCTTAAACTCGGAATCAGAAACTCAATTGTGGTTGATGCGTTCCTCCGCACATCTGATCCAGACATATATGCAGTAGGAGACGCGGTGGAGATCGAAAATGCGGTAGACGGAACCAGGGTCTGCCTTCCGCTGGCCGGTCCTGCCAACAGGCAGGGACGGATCGCAGCCGACAATATCTGCGGTGCTGAACGGAAATATTCCGGAACGCTGGGAACAGCCATCACCAGATTCTTCGAACTGACTGTGGCATCCTGCGGGCTCAACGAGAAGTGTCTGAAGAATTCGGGAATTGATTTTACTAAGGTTTACACGCATGCCTTGTCCCATGCCGGATATTATCCTGGTGCCGGTTCTCTTTCCCTGAAGCTCCTGTTCTGCCGGGCGGACGGAAAGCTGCTCGGAGCCCAGATCCTAGGTACCGACGGAGTCGACAAAAGGATGGATGTTCTGGCTGCCATGATCAAATTCAAAAAAACAGTTTTCGATCTGACTGAACTGGAACTTTCATACGCCCCGCCGTATTCTTCAGCCAAAGATCCGGTCAATCTGGCAGGATACGCTGCGGAAAACATGCTCCGCGGTATTGTCAGGGTTGCTTACCCTGAGGAAATTGACCTGCACATTTCGGATGGCGGTATAGTGCTGGATGTCCGAAGCCAGGAAGAAATTTCAGCTGGAGCGATTCCCGGAAGCATCCACATACCGCTGCCTGAACTTCGAAGTAAAATGGCTCAACTGCCTTCCGGAAAACCCATCATAATCAACTGCCAGACCGGGCTCAGATCATATATTGCCTGTCGCATCCTTTCCCAGCATGGATTAGATGTCAGAAATCTGAGTGGTGGTTACAAGACCTATAAATTTTACAAGCAGTCTTCTGAACCCTAAATTCAACGCGGATATTTACGATAATTCAATTGACAACATTTTACGGAGGTTCCATGAAAAGTTTTAGTCCCAGAAAGCTGTTTGTGATCTTTCTTGTGTCATTCACTGCAGGAATGATTTTGAAGGGTTTCACTTATCAAGCGCTTAAACTCAAGTCAGCCCATGAAATAACGGTAAACGAAGCCAAAGCCATCATTGATTCCAACCTGGAGAATTCGAATTTCATGCTGCTGGATGTCAGAACACTTGCGGAATACCAGCAGGGACATCTCAAGAACGCTGTAAATATCGATTATTATGCCGACTTCGCAGAAAAAATCAAAACCTTGAACAAGGATTTCAGTTATGTGCTTTACTGCCGCAGCGGTAAAAGAGGCAAGGCTGCCATGGATGCCATGTCAGGAGCCGGTTTCGCCGAAACTTACAACATGCTCGGCGGGATCCTGCAGTGGCAGGCCGAAGGGAATCCTGTGGTCACAACGGAAAATCCGGGCAGAGCAGCCGAAATTTCCACAGCCGATGCAGCTGATAAAATCGCGGCAGGGAACATACTGCTGCTTGATGTGCGCACTACCGACGAATTTAAGGTCAGCCATCTTCAGAATGCCGTTAATCTGGATTATTACGATCAGAATTTCTCCGCCAAACTGGAAACTCTGGATAAGACGAAATCTTACATAGTTTACTGCCGCAGCGGCGTACGCGGCGGAAAAGCTGCGGAAATCATGAAAAAGCTCGGATTTGCCGAAGCCTTCAACATGGTCGGCGGAATCCTGAAATGGCAGGAAGAAGGCAGGCCGGTTGTGACAGGAAATTAATTTTTTGCCGGGTTCAGCACATCTCTGACAGCGCAGGTAAGGTCGTGCACGGTATATGGTTTGCGGAGGAATCTACCGGCTCCATGGTTGATTACTTCCCTGACTCTGTCGCTTTCTGAAAA
The DNA window shown above is from Candidatus Wallbacteria bacterium and carries:
- a CDS encoding FAD-dependent oxidoreductase, which gives rise to MPRKVIIIGGVAGGASCAARLRRNDESAEISIIERGEHISFANCGLPYHLSGAIPDYQDLLIHTPESFRSRFNVTVRVRHEALEIHREKKTVLIRDLKLDRTSEEPYDQLVLSPGASSLKIPFEGNQLPAVYNLRNIPDLQSIMKAISCGAKRALIVGCGYIGLEVAENLVRAGLSVFMVETASQVLSNLDPEMAVIVRNLMSGKIKLCLSDRIRKAEQNGSGLLLTLESGRQIGVDLVIVGAGVVPESMLAASCGLKLGIRNSIVVDAFLRTSDPDIYAVGDAVEIENAVDGTRVCLPLAGPANRQGRIAADNICGAERKYSGTLGTAITRFFELTVASCGLNEKCLKNSGIDFTKVYTHALSHAGYYPGAGSLSLKLLFCRADGKLLGAQILGTDGVDKRMDVLAAMIKFKKTVFDLTELELSYAPPYSSAKDPVNLAGYAAENMLRGIVRVAYPEEIDLHISDGGIVLDVRSQEEISAGAIPGSIHIPLPELRSKMAQLPSGKPIIINCQTGLRSYIACRILSQHGLDVRNLSGGYKTYKFYKQSSEP
- a CDS encoding rhodanese-like domain-containing protein — encoded protein: MKSFSPRKLFVIFLVSFTAGMILKGFTYQALKLKSAHEITVNEAKAIIDSNLENSNFMLLDVRTLAEYQQGHLKNAVNIDYYADFAEKIKTLNKDFSYVLYCRSGKRGKAAMDAMSGAGFAETYNMLGGILQWQAEGNPVVTTENPGRAAEISTADAADKIAAGNILLLDVRTTDEFKVSHLQNAVNLDYYDQNFSAKLETLDKTKSYIVYCRSGVRGGKAAEIMKKLGFAEAFNMVGGILKWQEEGRPVVTGN